CGTGTCCCACCCACCGGAAGATGTCGCCGGCCCAGGGTATCAGCAGCAGGGTAAGCAGACCTCCGATGGCGGCGATGTAGATCCCCTGCCAGATCATGGGGCCGATCTGTTTTTCCTGCCTGGCCCCGTAATACTGGGCCACGAAGGTGCTGACATACCCGGCGGTGCCCAGGAAGATGCACATCAGGGCGAAGTTCAGCATGCCGGCCGGCATGGCCGCGGCGATGGCCTCTGGGGAATACCAGGTCAGGAACATCCGGTCCACAAAATGCTGGACCGACCACGAGGCGGTGCTCATGATCAGCGGCAGGGCCATCACCAGGACCTCGCGGTAGCCTCCGGGGGAACGCCAGCGGGATTTTACTCGAGTGAGGATAATTAATTTTCCTTTATGATGCAAATAATATATTTATGCTGACATCAAGTTATGGTCATTTATGACCATTGATGATTAACCAGCGATATCATTAATGGTATCGCTGGGCATCCACCAAGGCCGGCTTAAGCTGGCCTACCATAAGTAAATCCCTAAAATCAAATCAGCAATTGCGTTTATATTGCTACTATCTTTACGCTTTTAACCTCCCCTATCCCCTCCTTGATCAAGGAGGGGATTTAAGGGGTGGTGTTCACTCTATGGCCATAAAGGCGCACTTGAGATACTGGGTCTCCTTGCTGGCCAGCAGCACCGGATGGTCCTTGGCCTGGTGCCGGAACTCCAGCAGCTTGATGGTCCGTCCGGCGTCCCGGGCGGCGTCCACCAGCATCACCCGGAACTGCTCCTCTTCTATATGATAGGAACAGGAGCAGGACACCAGGATCCCGCCCCGCGGCAGGAGCTTCATGGCCCTTAAGTTTATCTCCTTGTAGCCCTTGAGGGCCGGCTCCACGGATTTCTTGTTTTTGGCGAAGGCCGGGGGGTCCAGTATCACCAGATCGTACTTGACATCGGATTCGGACATGATCTTCAGCTCCTGCATCACATCGGCCTTGCGGAACCGGCAGGTCTGCTGCAGGCCGTTGAGCCCGGCATTTTTTGAAGCCATCTCGATGGCCGGTTCCGATATGTCCATCCCGGTGACCTCGGAGGCCCCGCCGGCCGCCGCGTTTATGGCAAAGGCCCCGGTGTGGCAGAAGCAGTCCAGCACCGTCCGGCCCTGGACATAGGGATGCAGGGCCGCCCGGTTGTCCCGCTGGTCGAAGAACCAGCCGGTCTTCTGGCCGTGCATCAGGTCGGCCGAGAATTTCAGGCCGTTCTCCTCGATGATCACCTCCGGCCTCAGCCGGCCCTGCAACTCTCCGATGGCCGGGGCCAGACCCTCCAGCTTGCGGGAATAGCTGTCGCTACGCTCGTAGATGCATTCCGGATCGAACTGCTCCTTGAGCGATTCCACCACGAACTCCCTGCGGCAGTCGGTCCCCAGCGACATGATCTCCAGCACCAGCTGCCGGTCGTAGCGGTCGATTATCAGCCCCGGCAGGCCGTCGGACTCGCCGTAGCACAGCCGGTAGAATTTGGATCCGGGATAGAACCTCTGCCGCAGGTCGTCGGCCTGCTTCAGCCGTTCCCTGATCAGCTCCCGGTCGAATTCCCGCCGCTCCCGGGAGTAGATCCGGACCGAGATCAGCGAATGGGGGTTGTAGAAACCGCTGCCGATCAGGTGGCCCCGGGAGTCGGACACCTGGACGTCCTCGCCGGGATACAGCCTCTCCGGCATTTTCCAGATCTCGTTGGAGAACACCCAGGGATGCCCGGCCTTGATCCGGCGCTCCTGGTTCTTGCGCAATAAAATTGTTTTCATGATCTGATTATATCCTGTTTTAAAAATATTAGCAATTTGGTGTATTGTAAGGATAAACTCCGGCACAAAGTTCGCACAACCTTATTTTAAATATCCTCTTGGCGCACTTCGCGTCTTGGCGTTTTGTCGGTTATATGCAGAATGAAGAAGGCCGGCATGAAGCCGGCCTTCTGTGCAGTATCCTATTCCTCGTCTTCATCGAATTCCGGCTCTGCCGCCGGGGCCGGGGCCAGCTCCTCCTCGTCCTGGCTCTGCTGCTCCACGATCTTAAGGTTGCGGTAGCGCTTCAGTCCGGTGCCGGCCGGGATCAGCCGGCCCACGATGACGTTCTCCTTCAAGCCCAGCAGGAAGTCGGTCTTGCCCTGGACCGCGGCCTCGGTCAGCACCCGGGTGGTCTCCTGGAAGGAGGCCGCCGAGATGAAGCTGGAGGTGGAGAGGGCCGACTTGGTGATGCCCATCAGCAGCGACTGGAAGGTGGCCGGCCGGCCGCCTTCGCGCATCACCCGCTCGTTCTCGTCGCGCACCTGGATCTTGTCCACCTGGTCCCCCTCGATGAAGATGGCGTCGCCCGGGTCCTCGATCTTTATCTTCTGCAGCATCTGGCGGACGATCACCTCGATGTGCTTGTCGTTGATGTGCACTCCGTTCAGACGGTAGACCTCCTGGATCTCGTTGACCAGGTACACCTGGACCGCGCCGGGCCCCTTGATCCGCAGGATGTCGTGGGGATTGATGGAGCCCTCGGTCAGCTTCTCTCCGGCCCGGACCCGGTCTCCCTCCCTGACGTACAGATGTTTGCCGTGGGGTATCAGGTAGGCCCGTTCCTCGTCGTTCTCGTTCTTGACGATGATGGTCCGCTGGCCCTTGGAGATCTCGCCGAACTTGACCCGTCCGTCGATCTCGGTGACCACAGCGGGATCGGTGGGTTTGCGGGCCTCGAACAGCTCGGCCACCCGGGGCAGGCCGGCGGTGATATCGCGGCTCTTGGATATCTCCCGCGGGGTCTTGGCCAGGAATTCGCCGGCCGTGATATTCTGGCCTTCCTGGACCATGATCCGGGCCCCTATGGGGATGGGGTAGCTGGAGCGCACCTTGCCGCGTTTGTCGACGATATTTATATGCGGATACAGGCTCCGGTCCTTGCTCTCGATGACCATGGGCCGCCGCATGCCGGTGATGTCGTCGAATTCCTCGGAGATGGTGACGTCGGGCACCATGTCGGCCAGCTGCACCGTGCCGGTGTGCTCGGCCAGTATGGCTGCGGTATGGGGGTCCCATTCGAAGATGACGTCTCCCGGCAGCACCGCCGCCTTGTCCGCCACCTTCAGCACCGAGGCGTAAGGCACGCTGTAGCGGGTCTTGACGTTGTTCTTCTCGCCGTGCAGGATGATCTCGCCGTCCCGGTTGATGGCCACCACCTCGCCCGATTCCATGGTGACGGTCTCCAGACCCTTGAACTCCAGGGTGCCCGGGATCTTGACGGTGACCTTGGACTGAGCCGCGATGCGGGACGAGGTTCCGCCGATGTGGAAGGTCCTCAGGGTCAGCTGGGTGCCCGGCTCGCCGATGCTCTGGGCCCCCATCACGCCGATGGCCTCGCCCATGTCCACCAGGTGGCCGGTGCCCAGGTTGCGCCCGTAACACCTGCGGCACAGACCGCGCTTGGCCTCGCAGGTAAGCACCGAACGGATCTTGACCTTCTCGATGCCGGCCTCCTCGATCTCCTCGGACGCCTCCTCGTTTATCTCCTGGCCGGCTTTTGCGATGATCTCCCCGGTGATGGGGCTGACCACGTCCTCCATGGCCACCCTTCCCAGGATGCGGTCTTTGAGGGTCTCGATGATGTCCTCGCCCTCTTTTAAGGCTCCGCGCTCATCGCCCAGAATGGTGCCGCAGTCGTCCTCGGTGATGATGATGTCCTGGGCCACATCCACCAGCCTCCGGGTCAGGTAGCCGGCCTCCGAGGTCTTCAGGGCGGTGTCGGCCAGGCCCTTCCGGGCTCCGTGGGTGGAGATGAAATATTCCACCACCGTCAGCCCCTCCCGGAAGTTGTTCAGGATGGGGGTCTCGATGATCTCCTGTCCGGTGAAACGCTTCTGGGGTTTGGCCATCAGGCCGCGCATGCCGCCCAACTGCCGGACCTGCTCCCGGGTGCCCCGGGCCTCGGAATCGAACAGCATGAAAACCGGGTTGAAGCCTTTCTTGTCTTCGGCCATGCCCTTGAGCAGGCTCTCGGTGACCTGGTTGTTGACGTGGGTCCAGGTGTCGATGATCTTGTTATATCTTTCGGTGTCGGTGATGACCCCCTTGCGGTACTGGCCCTGGATCTTCTCCACCGACTCGATGCCCTTGTTGATCAGGGCCTGTTTCTCGGAGGGAACGATGATGTCCGACAGGCTGATGGTCACCCCGGATTGGGTGGCGTACTTGAAGCCTATCTTCTTTATCTCGTCCATGAACATGGCGGTCTTGTAGCTGCCGATCTTGCGGAAAGAGGCCATGGCCAGTTTGTCCAGGGCTTTCTTGACCATGGTATCGTTGACGAAGCCCAGCTCCTTGGGCACGATCTGGTTGAACAGCACCCGCCCCACGGTGGTCTCTATGATCCGGCCCTCCAGCCTCAGCTTGATCTTGGCATGGATGTCAACCACCTCGTTATGATGGGCCAGGATCACCTCATCCTGATGGGCGAACACCTTGCCCTCGCCCTTGGAGTCGGCCCGGGGCTTGGTCAGGTAATAACAGCCGATGACGATGTCCAGCTTGGGAGTTATCACCGGTTTGCCGGAGGCCGGCAGCAGGATGTTGTTGGACGAAAGCATCAGGGTGGCCGCCTCGATCTGGGCTTCGTAGGACAGCGGCACGTGCACCGCCATCTGGTCGCCGTCGAAGTCGGCGTTGAAGGCCGCGCAGACCAGGGGATGGATCCGGATGGCCTTGCCCTCGATCAGCACCGGTTCAAAGGCCTGAATGCCCAGGCGGTGCAGGGTGGGGGCCCGGTTCAGCAGGACCGGATGCTCCTTGACGATATCCTCCAGGATCTCCCAGACGCCGGGCTTCTCCTTCTCCACCAGCCGTTTGGCCCCCTTGACGCTCTGGACGTAGCCCTTCTCCTCCAGCTTTTTCAGGATGAACGGCTTGAAAAGCTCCAGGGCCATGCTCTTGGGAAGGCCGCACTGGTATGGTTTCAACTCGGGACCGACCACGATCACCGAACGTCCGGAGTAATCCACCCGCTTGCCCAGCAGGTTCTGGCGGAACCGGCCCTGTTTGCCGCGCAGGATGTCGGACAGGCTCTTAAGCTCACGGTTGCCCCGGCCCTTGATGGCCCGGGAGCGGCGGCCGTTGTCCAGCAGGGCGTCCACCGCCTCCTGCAGCATCCGTTTCTCGTTGCGCAAAATGATCTCCGGGGCCCGCATGTCGATGATCTTCTTCAGGCGGTTGTTGCGGGTCAGCACCCGGCGGTACAGGTCGTTGAGGTCGGAGGTGGCGAAGCGCCCTCCCTCCAGCGGGACCAGGGGCCGCAGGTCCGGGGGGATCACCGGCAGGATGTCCATTATCATCCACTCCGGACGGTTGCCGGACTGGCGCAGGGCCTCCACGATCCGCAGCCGCTTCAGCAGGTCCTTCTTGCTCTCTACCGAGACCTCGCGCCTCAGGCCCACCTTCAGCTCGGCCGAAAGGTCGTCCAGGTTGATCTCCCTCAGCAGGTCGCGCACCGCCTCGGCCCCCATCTTGGCCACGAATTCCTTGCCGAACTCCTCCTCGGCCCTGGTGCACTGTTCCTCGTTGATCAGGTCCTTCTTATGGTGGCTGCTGGCGCCCGGGTCGATCACTATGTACGATTCGTAATACAGCACCCGCTCCAGGTCCCGCATGGTAACCCCCAGCAGCTGCCCCACCCGGCTGGGCAGGGATTTGACGTACCAGATATGGGCCACCGGCACCGCCAGCTTGATGTGCCCCATCCTCTCCCGGCGGACCTTGGAAAGGGTGACCTCCACTCCGCAGCGGTCGCAGACCACGCCGCGAAAACGGATCTTTTTATATTTTCCGCAGTTGCACTCCCAGTCCTTGGTGGGCCCGAATATCTTCTCGCAGAACAGCCCGTCCCGCTCCGGCTTGAAGGTCCGGTAGTTGATGGTCTCAGGCTTGGTGACCTCTCCGTAGGACCAGGACATCACCAGTTCGGGGGAGGCCAGACCGATCCTCATGGAATCGAAATTATAATTTTCCTGTTCGGCCGGAATGTTTTTTCTTGCTTCAGTCATGGCTTATTCCTCCTTCCTTAATTGGATATCCAGGCACAGTCCCTGCAGTTCCTTGACCAGCACGTCGAAGGATGCCGGGGTTCCGGGCTCCGGGAGGTTCTCTCCCTTGACGATGGCTTCGTATACCCGCTGCCTCCCCTGGACATCGTCGGATTTGACGGTCAATATCTCCTGGAGGGTGTAGGCCGCGCCGTAGGCCTCCAGAGCCCAGACCTCCATCTCCCCGAAGCGCTGGCCGCCGAAGTGGGCCTTGCCCCCCAACGGCTGCTGGGTGATCAGGGAGTACGGTCCTATCGACCGGGCGTGGATCTTGTCGTCCACCAGATGGGACAGCTTGAGCATGTACATGACGCCCACCGTCACCGGCTCGTCGAAGGACTGGCCGCTCCGGCCGTCGAACAGGGGAACCTTGCCGTTCTCGGGCAGTCCGGCCCGCTGCATCTCCTCTATCACCTCGGAGATGGAGGCTCCGTTGAACACCGAGGTGGCCACCTTGAAGCCCAAAATTTTGGCGGCCCATCCCAGATGGGTCTCCAGGATCTGGCCCAAGTTCATGCGGGAGGGAACCCCCAGCGGATTGAGTATCATATCCAGCGGCCGGCCGTCCGACAGATAGGGCATATCCTCCACCGGGACGATCTTGGCCAGCACCCCCTTGTTGCCGTGGCGCCCGGCCAGCTTATCGCCCACCATCAGCCGGCGCTTGCGGGCCACGAAAACCTTGACCAGTTTGATGACATCGGCCGGCAGCTCGTCGCCCCGCTCCACCTTCTCTTTCTCTATCTGGATGTCGGCCTGGACCGATTCGATGGCTTTCCGGGCGGACTCCACCAGCTTGACGGCCTTCTGATTGAGGGCCTTATCCTCGCAGATCTCGCCCAGTTCCTCCAGGTCCACGAACTTGATGTCGTGCAGCACCGACTCCGACAGCCGCTGTCCCTTGCGGGCGATCAGTTTTTCGCCGTGCTTGAGGGTGATGTTGCAGATCTGGTCCGACAACAACTCCCGGATCCGGCGGTCGCGCTCCACTTTGATCCGGTCGATCTGCTTCTTGGCCTCCTTCTGGATCTCCTCTATCTTTCTCTTCTCCTCATGGGAGGAGCGGCGGTCCTGGCTCTTGCGGGAGAAGACCTTGACGTCGCACACCACGCCATCCATGCCGGGAGGGGCCTTAAGCGAGGTGTCCTTGATGTCTCCGGCCTTATCGCCGAATATGGCCCTTAACAGTTTTTCCTCGGGAGTGGGTTCGGTCTCGCCCTTGGGGGTGACCTTGCCCACCAGGATATCGCCGGCCTCCACCCGGGCCCCTATCCGGATGATGCCGTTCTCATCCAGGTCCTTGAGGGTGTCCTCGCCCACGTTGGGTATCTCCCGGGTGATCTCCTCCGGACCCCGCTTGGTGTCCCGGACGAAACACTCGAAGCTCTCGATATGCACCGAGGTGAAGCGGTCCTCCTTGACCATCCTCTCGCTGATGATGATGGCGTCCTCGAAATTGAACCCGGCCCAGGGCATGAAGCCCACCAGGCAGTTGACCCCCAGGGCCAGCTCGCCCTGATCGGTGGATGAACCGTCGGCGATCACTTCGCCCTTCTTGATGGTATCGCCTTCTTTGACAATGGGCCGCTGATTGATGCAGGTATCCTGGTTGGAGCGCCTGAATTTTGTAAGATGGTATATATCCAGCTGGCTGTCCTTTAAAAAATCCACCTCTGCCACATCCGGGCGGGAGGGCCGGATATAGATGGTATCGGCGGTCACCTTCTCCACCATTCCGTCCCGGCGGCACTGGACCATGGTTCCGGAGTCAACCGCGGCCTTGCCCTCCAATCCGGTGCCGATGATCGGGGATTCGGTCCGCAGCAGCGGCACCGCCTGGCACTGCATGTTGGAGCCCATCAGGGCCCGGTTGGCGTCATCATGCTCCAGAAACGGGATCAGGGCGGCCGAAAGGCTCACCAGCTGCTGAGGGGAGACATCCATATAATCCACTTCCGGGGGCTTTACCCGGGGGAAAATCTCCCGGTGCCGGCAAAGAGCCAGATCCACCGCCAGCCGGTCCTTGTCATCGATGGCGGTGTTGGCCTGGGCTATGGTGTATTGGTCCTCGGTATTGGCCGATAAATATTCGATCTCCCCGGTCAGTTTCCCGCCCTTGACCTTGCGGTAGGGGGTCTCCAGAAAACCCAGGTCGTTGACCTTGGCGTAGCAGGCCAGGCTGGCGATCAGTCCTATGTTGGGGCCTTCAGGAGTTTCGATGGGACACAGCCGGCCGTAATGGGTATAATGCACGTCGCGCACCTCGAAGCCGGCCCTCTCCCGGGTCAGGCCGCCCGGCCCCAGGGCCGAAAGCCTCCGCTTGTGCCGGAGTTCGGCCAGCGGGTTGGGCTGGTCCAGGAATTGTGACAGCTGGGAGGAGCCGAAGAAGGTATTGATGGTAGAGGAGATGATCCTGGAGTTGACCAGATCATGCGGCGTGATGGCATCGCTGCCGTCCCACAATGACATCCTCTCCCGGGCCATCCGGGCCATCCGGGACAGGGCCACCGAGAACTGCGCGGTCACCAGCTCGCCCACCCGGAGCACCCGGCGGTTCCCCAGATGGTCGATATCGTCGATCATCCCCTGATTGGCCCGCAGGCCCAGCAGGTAGCGGATGACCTCCACGAAATCCTTGGGGCTCAGCACCGTGCTGCTGGAGAGATCCATCTCCAGACGGCGGTTCAGCTGGTAGCGCCCCACCCGCTTCAGATCGTAATGCTTGCGATCGAAGAACAGGCGGTCGATGACGCTTTTGGCCAGCTCCGGGCTGATGGCATCGCCGGGATGGAGGATGTTATATATCTTGGACAGGGCATCCTCCTTGACGCCCTTGTTGTTGTCGGCCAGCATGGTCCGGGGAATGATGGCTGAATCCTTGGTCGGATCTATGGCCACCACCTGGACGCTGTCGATCTTGGCCAGCCGCAAAGTGGCCAGTATCTCCGGGGTGACGATGTGGCCGGCCTCGGCCAGCACCTCGCCGCTCTTGGGCGCCACCACATCGCCGAAGAGATACCTCCCCAGTATCTGCTTGTCGGCGCTGATGGGCAGGCTCTCCCCCTTATGGAACAGGCCCAGGATATCCTTGTTCTGGGGGAAGCCCACCGCACGCAGCAGCAGGGTGGCGTGGAATTTGCGGTGTTTGTCTATGGAGACCCACAGCAGGTCCTTGGGATCGATCATGAATTTGATCCAGGAGCCGCGGTAGGGAATGATCTCTGAGGTGTAGATGCGCTTGCCCGAGGGATGCGACTTCTCGGCAAAGAACGCTCCGGGGGAACGGTGCAGCTGGCTGACCACCACCCGCTCGGCTCCGTTGATGACAAAGGTGCCGATATCGGTCATCAGGGGAAGCTCGCCCAGAAAGACCTCCTTCTCCACCACTTCCTTGGGGGGGGCCTTGGGATCGGAGGTGTCTTTGACCACCAGGCGCAGCACCGCTTTCAGCGGGGCGGCGTAGGTCATATCGCGGTCATGGCACTCCGGAATGGCATAGCGCGGCTTGCCCAAGCTGTAGGAGACGAACTCCAGCGACAGCCGGTTCTGGGGATCCTCGATGGGGAAGATCTCGTTGAATATGGCCTGCAGGCCCTCGTTTCTTCTCTTGGCGGGAGGGGCATCCTCCTGGAGGAAATCCTTGAACGAACTGACCTGCATGTCCAGCATATTGGGCAGTTGAATGCCCGATTGGATCTTGGAATAGTCTTTTCTCTTTACCTGCTTCAAGGTGGTGCTCCTTATTAGGCTTAACGGACCGACCGGCGGGAAACTCCCCCGGTGCTGAAAAATAATCGACCCGGCTAAAGGCCGCTAAAAACAGCGTTTGATGGAACCGCTTAATCTCCCGGCACCACATCCGGGAACGGCCCCATCAAACGCACTGGGGACAGGAGGCCGGAGGCAACCACTGCCTCCGGTCCCCCGTTTATGTGTCGATTAAAAAATAATCTGGGATTACTTCAACTCTACGGTAGCCCCGGCGGCCTCTAAGATGTCCTTGATCTTCTTGGCCTCGTCCTTGGCGACGCTTTCCTTTACCGGCTTGGGGGCGCTCTCCACCAGGTCCTTGGCTTCCTTCAGGCCCAGGCTGGTGATGCCCCGGACTTCCTTGATCACCTGGATCTTCTTGTCCCCGCTGGAGACCAGGATCACGTCAAAGCTGGTCTTTTCCTCGGCCGGAGCGGCTGCGGCGCCCGGCATGGCGGCCATGGCGGCCATCGGGGCGGCGGCCTTGACGTCGAATTTTTCTTCCAAAGCTTTGACCAGTTCCGAAAGTTCCAGTACGGTCATGGATTCGATAGCTTCCATTATGGTTTGTTTCTTGTCCGACATTTTACAATGCTCCTTTTTATTCCTGATTGTTTTTTATTTTCTTTTGGCTTTTTTAAAAACGGTTACTTGGCTTCCTTCTGCTTGGCTATGGCATCCACCGTGCCCACGAACTTCTGGATGATCCCGCCCAGGGCCCCCACCAGGCCGGTGATCGGGGACTGCATGGCGGATAATATCTGGGATATCAGCACTTCGCGGCTGGGCAGCAGGGCCAGCTGCTTGACCTGTTTGACATCAACCACCTTGCCCTCAACAACGCCCATCTTGACCGAGGGTTTGTCGTCGTCCTTGGCGAACTCCACCAGGATCTTGGCCGGAATGATGGGGTCCTTGACGCCGAAGGCCAGTCCGGTGGGGCCGGTCAGGTAATCCAGCAGCATCTCCATCCCGGCGTTCTTGGCCGCCAGCTGGGCCAGGGTGTTCTTGACCACCTGGTATTCCACCGAGGCATCCCTCAGTTTTTTCCGCAGTTCGGTGGCCCGGACCACATCCAACCCCGTGAAATCCGTCAGGTAGATGGCCTTGGCTGTTTTCATCTTCTCGGTCAGTTCCTGGACTATCTTTTCTTTTTCTTGTTTTATCATCGTTTAGTCCTCACTTTCCTGTATTGGCCAGCTCGGTCAGAGCGATTTTGACCCCGGGGCTCATGGTGGCCGATATCGACAGGCTCTTGATGTAGGTCCCCTTGGCCGATGACGGCCTGGCCCGGATCACTTCATTGACCACCGCCCTGGCGTTGCCCACCAGCTTGTCGGTCTCGAAGGATTTCTTGCCCACCGGAAGGTGCAGATTGCCCTGCTTGTCCAGCCGGTATTCGATCTTGCCGCCCTTGGACTCCTTGACCGCCTTGGCCACGTCGAAGGTGACGGTTCCGGTCTTGGGGTTGGGCATCAGCCCCCGGACGCCCAGGATCTTGCCCAGCTTGCCCACCTGGCTCATCATATCGGGAGTGGCGATAGCCACATCGAAGTCGGTCCAGCCCTCGGTGATTTTTTTGATCAATTCTTCGGAGCCGAAATAATCCGCCCCGGCATCCCGGGCCTCGATCTCCTTTTCGCCCTTGGCGAAGACCAGCACCCGGACCTTTTTGCCGGTGCCGTGGGGCAGCAGGACCGTGCCCCTTAGGTTCTGATCGGATTTCTTGGGATCAAGCCCGGTCTTCATCGACAGTTCCATGGTCTCGTCGAACTTGGCATAGGCCGCCTGCTTGACCATCTCCATTGCCTCGGCCAGGGTGTATTCCTTGACCGCTTCAATTTTTTTGAGCGAGTTGTTGTACTTTTTCCCTCTTTTCATCTTCCTCCTTTCTGGTTACTAACGAAGACAGCGCGGGTGACCCCTGAAATCCCACCCTGGCTCCTCCCAGCGGGATTGGTGTTTTAACTTATATCTAGTCGGTTGATTAATTGCCTATCTCTATGCCCATGCTGCGGGCGGTGCCCTTGACCATCATCATGGCGGCCTCCACATTGGCGGCGTTCAGGTCGGCCATTTTCTTGGTGGCGATCTCCTTGACCTGGGCCTCGGTCACCGTGCCCACCTTATTGCGGTTGGGAACACCGGAGCCCTTGGCCAGCCCGGCAGCTTTTTTAAGCAATACCGCGGCCGGCGGGGTCTTGGTGATAAAGGAAAATGACCGGTCCTTGTATACCGTGATCACGCAGGGGATGATCAACCCTTCCTGGCCGGAGGTCTTGGCGTTGAACTGCTTGCAAAATTCCGGGATATTGACGCCATGCTGTCCCAAAGCCGGGCCCACCGGGGGCGCCGGATTGGCCTGTCCGGCCGGAACCTGTAGTTTTACCATTGCGGTTACAATCTTTGCCATATCTTCTCTCTTGGTTTATTGTATTTTTCTGTCACAGACTGTTTATCTGCATGGAATCGAGCTCCACCGGGGTGGTCCGCCCGAAGATGGTCACCATCACCCTGACCTTTCCGTGTTCGCTGTCTATCTCTTCGATGAGGCCGGTAAAACTGGCGAACGGCCCGTCGATGATCTTGATGGTCTCGCCCTTCTGGTAGGGTATCACCACCGGCCCCTGACGCTTCTCCCCATCCATCCGGGATATCAGGCGCTGGGCCTCGGAATCCCTCATGGGTTGTGGTTTGCGCCTGGTGCCCAGGAAGCTGGTTACTCCGGGGGTGGTGGAGACAACGTTCCAGACCTCGTCGGTCATGTCCATCTCCACCATCAGATAGCTGGGAAAGAGCTGTTTGGCTGTGGTCTTCCGACGCCCCTTCTTGATCTCGGTGACATCCTCGGTGGGTATCAGCACCCGTCCGATCTTGTCCTGAAAACCATAGCGCAGGGCCGCCGACTCCAGAGCCGCTTTTACCCGGTTCTCGTGTCCGGCGTAGGTATGTATGACGTACCAGTGCATTGCCATTTAAAATCGGCCCAGAAAGAATGTTAATCCTACCGACAGCAGCCGGTCGATGACCCCGATAAAAGCGGTCACCACCAGAGACACCACGCCCACCACGATGGTGGACTGGACCAGTTCGTCGCGGCTGGGCCAGCTGACCTTGGTAAACTCGACCCTGACGTCCTTTACGAACTGTACTATTTTATTGAACATAATCTGGTCTTCCCTTCGTTTGTTCCGATCCCTTTTTTACTAAAAACCGGAATGGCAGGCCAGGAGGGACTTGAACCCCCAGCATCCGGTTTTGGAGACCGGCGCTCTACCATTGGAGCTACTGGCCTTCGCCTTTGGATTATCTGGTTTCCTTATGAGCGGTATGCTTTTTGCAGAACCGGCAGTATTTCTTATACTCCACCCG
The nucleotide sequence above comes from Candidatus Edwardsbacteria bacterium RifOxyA12_full_54_48. Encoded proteins:
- a CDS encoding DNA-directed RNA polymerase subunit beta' codes for the protein MTEARKNIPAEQENYNFDSMRIGLASPELVMSWSYGEVTKPETINYRTFKPERDGLFCEKIFGPTKDWECNCGKYKKIRFRGVVCDRCGVEVTLSKVRRERMGHIKLAVPVAHIWYVKSLPSRVGQLLGVTMRDLERVLYYESYIVIDPGASSHHKKDLINEEQCTRAEEEFGKEFVAKMGAEAVRDLLREINLDDLSAELKVGLRREVSVESKKDLLKRLRIVEALRQSGNRPEWMIMDILPVIPPDLRPLVPLEGGRFATSDLNDLYRRVLTRNNRLKKIIDMRAPEIILRNEKRMLQEAVDALLDNGRRSRAIKGRGNRELKSLSDILRGKQGRFRQNLLGKRVDYSGRSVIVVGPELKPYQCGLPKSMALELFKPFILKKLEEKGYVQSVKGAKRLVEKEKPGVWEILEDIVKEHPVLLNRAPTLHRLGIQAFEPVLIEGKAIRIHPLVCAAFNADFDGDQMAVHVPLSYEAQIEAATLMLSSNNILLPASGKPVITPKLDIVIGCYYLTKPRADSKGEGKVFAHQDEVILAHHNEVVDIHAKIKLRLEGRIIETTVGRVLFNQIVPKELGFVNDTMVKKALDKLAMASFRKIGSYKTAMFMDEIKKIGFKYATQSGVTISLSDIIVPSEKQALINKGIESVEKIQGQYRKGVITDTERYNKIIDTWTHVNNQVTESLLKGMAEDKKGFNPVFMLFDSEARGTREQVRQLGGMRGLMAKPQKRFTGQEIIETPILNNFREGLTVVEYFISTHGARKGLADTALKTSEAGYLTRRLVDVAQDIIITEDDCGTILGDERGALKEGEDIIETLKDRILGRVAMEDVVSPITGEIIAKAGQEINEEASEEIEEAGIEKVKIRSVLTCEAKRGLCRRCYGRNLGTGHLVDMGEAIGVMGAQSIGEPGTQLTLRTFHIGGTSSRIAAQSKVTVKIPGTLEFKGLETVTMESGEVVAINRDGEIILHGEKNNVKTRYSVPYASVLKVADKAAVLPGDVIFEWDPHTAAILAEHTGTVQLADMVPDVTISEEFDDITGMRRPMVIESKDRSLYPHINIVDKRGKVRSSYPIPIGARIMVQEGQNITAGEFLAKTPREISKSRDITAGLPRVAELFEARKPTDPAVVTEIDGRVKFGEISKGQRTIIVKNENDEERAYLIPHGKHLYVREGDRVRAGEKLTEGSINPHDILRIKGPGAVQVYLVNEIQEVYRLNGVHINDKHIEVIVRQMLQKIKIEDPGDAIFIEGDQVDKIQVRDENERVMREGGRPATFQSLLMGITKSALSTSSFISAASFQETTRVLTEAAVQGKTDFLLGLKENVIVGRLIPAGTGLKRYRNLKIVEQQSQDEEELAPAPAAEPEFDEDEE
- a CDS encoding DNA-directed RNA polymerase subunit beta, which translates into the protein MRSTTLKQVKRKDYSKIQSGIQLPNMLDMQVSSFKDFLQEDAPPAKRRNEGLQAIFNEIFPIEDPQNRLSLEFVSYSLGKPRYAIPECHDRDMTYAAPLKAVLRLVVKDTSDPKAPPKEVVEKEVFLGELPLMTDIGTFVINGAERVVVSQLHRSPGAFFAEKSHPSGKRIYTSEIIPYRGSWIKFMIDPKDLLWVSIDKHRKFHATLLLRAVGFPQNKDILGLFHKGESLPISADKQILGRYLFGDVVAPKSGEVLAEAGHIVTPEILATLRLAKIDSVQVVAIDPTKDSAIIPRTMLADNNKGVKEDALSKIYNILHPGDAISPELAKSVIDRLFFDRKHYDLKRVGRYQLNRRLEMDLSSSTVLSPKDFVEVIRYLLGLRANQGMIDDIDHLGNRRVLRVGELVTAQFSVALSRMARMARERMSLWDGSDAITPHDLVNSRIISSTINTFFGSSQLSQFLDQPNPLAELRHKRRLSALGPGGLTRERAGFEVRDVHYTHYGRLCPIETPEGPNIGLIASLACYAKVNDLGFLETPYRKVKGGKLTGEIEYLSANTEDQYTIAQANTAIDDKDRLAVDLALCRHREIFPRVKPPEVDYMDVSPQQLVSLSAALIPFLEHDDANRALMGSNMQCQAVPLLRTESPIIGTGLEGKAAVDSGTMVQCRRDGMVEKVTADTIYIRPSRPDVAEVDFLKDSQLDIYHLTKFRRSNQDTCINQRPIVKEGDTIKKGEVIADGSSTDQGELALGVNCLVGFMPWAGFNFEDAIIISERMVKEDRFTSVHIESFECFVRDTKRGPEEITREIPNVGEDTLKDLDENGIIRIGARVEAGDILVGKVTPKGETEPTPEEKLLRAIFGDKAGDIKDTSLKAPPGMDGVVCDVKVFSRKSQDRRSSHEEKRKIEEIQKEAKKQIDRIKVERDRRIRELLSDQICNITLKHGEKLIARKGQRLSESVLHDIKFVDLEELGEICEDKALNQKAVKLVESARKAIESVQADIQIEKEKVERGDELPADVIKLVKVFVARKRRLMVGDKLAGRHGNKGVLAKIVPVEDMPYLSDGRPLDMILNPLGVPSRMNLGQILETHLGWAAKILGFKVATSVFNGASISEVIEEMQRAGLPENGKVPLFDGRSGQSFDEPVTVGVMYMLKLSHLVDDKIHARSIGPYSLITQQPLGGKAHFGGQRFGEMEVWALEAYGAAYTLQEILTVKSDDVQGRQRVYEAIVKGENLPEPGTPASFDVLVKELQGLCLDIQLRKEE